A part of Bombus huntii isolate Logan2020A chromosome 16, iyBomHunt1.1, whole genome shotgun sequence genomic DNA contains:
- the LOC126874165 gene encoding uncharacterized protein LOC126874165 isoform X2 has translation MSFVLKLGTVETSLEKKNCSSSQPSSSVNQETSNQTGTDDAGGKPQILQCLESAAEIPTGHVISFSTVKSVSVTYPVAKAVREVQRITGPQTNTTQVLSTRVISQKLPSSSHQTQPAPLTLNASSNVTHVPVNAQSISSPGSGVAHVYPLQHATVSTQSKQQTRNQVVVTCEGKQQQQQTTTISSLQANMPLKVQPVPSQLVVSNNAVRAITTATSLPNIQRIHVKTQNLVGQGQTVNLQKVKAVTNVSQGVTVQRNSVPRIQTAQKSQMSSTGAAQTTQFAVNQVTNNTNVQRAQQQGNSTLQKAQANAANTQKVAQVYNNQKVSSQMLSSHPNHKAQLQQIPGNQQQGLQKLQVQSQKTVTVPRQQSNAAAVNNVQKCGNSVAGMQKVQVMGQVQCQQQLPQVQKHVQQVQPPTQHQRSQTATALQKSQTATTVNSSRVQSFASACKSNSVPNINKTLQNANLLTVNKQPVIPQPQQSQQVHIQNSSQLQQQLLQQTSQAQQQSQQQAAQKQQSQQQQQANTNPQTQKSHSITNVHQKVATIAATIPNNQRTQVVNSKIQQQQMVMRVGVTKNQAQNLQQSNLKSSVPQKIANTVKTSNSQNVVQQSLHRNANAQPVKIIQQQQNVIGPQNAQKQPGCIKTIPPQKPAQRNHTQKVAGIKTSLNTNVAAVKGQGPATAIAQKTSIKTLLPQQTVATNMLMHKNQPIKIQQQAIQQKQLITTSQFSQQVRQQSGQVKTLLPVTSMEPRKDVENKIEPELRESKEDERQQRPITPIIRIPPPYEYVLQDHNYGAPPPRTPSPPSPPSHAKQPINGAGSSSTTSQHPYIYGKVVSGANMDDDAASAISSEIGRDAELEGEETETAPEGEGDDEDSVTRCICDFEHDDGYMICCDRCLVWQHVDCMGIDRSNIPDEYLCEICRPRRVDRQRARALQMRKREELLNSDTSSDTSSTSSADTDVGVSTIPKKRTLQQQIPRRKSEPPQVRRLNNNNNNNNNNVAKRQRRDSHPRQSSAVRKKEATKRGPGKRKAKRRMSLEDKEEETQDTWNSNVAPLRQWIERYEEAVTNHYSPELRARISSIKVNGTHSDLRQSNMNVIATGKCRLNVHSNNVRFLVATMYLPPNTPVVELRGKYMLSTQHRPSYPQGRHHTQRPGPFVFFYRLPRDGTEVCVDTRTYGNDARFVRRSCKPNAEVKHCIEKGTLHLYIVTTIAIEKNAEITIRHEQHDLLLSPNPNSPMMPIVCACNNPRECQIVSLNQLNRRGSNGALAENADGRERRRRGRRNTICEDSDSSTVISNNTVITQPAPPPTTVSSSVSAPPRRTVTTTVANTVRQIPKEEPLTLVQQPQTSPNLSQPIVPETKKDKKKMTREERKMEAIMKAFERLEKAEQRKQEVQARNAQRKESGGTHSDNEDSHSVTIQTKQKQQNSDRPLRRKRRKGRARTTSTSQSQSSSRRTRLNSADSDESSGEESNSMQSPPLLNQNHSQSRDAPYHLHTPAKSTNESVTTAGHQGIPTAAGLLLALANSNAPGPSSPPLQQPTPVKSPTCDSGASSSSQSSTPSTPLSSACLLVAAAVGPLAPGFKFPKTKKVLMNEWLKESPDPPQSNISQISPLPALPPASATNSINPLCRSSDFSLPTDSSAEFLTQSYAAKSLATLVQAANSVSGICDSPPQRKQQAISGNTICPVSTGSAKKRWLRQAISEECDSPNSRPESPPASEMVAPPKKRRIARESLSSDNYTPPTTPTMLVPESTPNNRSLCPVEDDFIEHLQSSLVDQNEEGHTATESVKQEVASHEHANSNEAVRQKLSIDIPQDFHLKTVKSEKHLVIDTSIMKQENMGVKKEEKDEMDCDTYMHLESKSFIKNELRSVKNEPVGHQKNKSKKEYIIKKEENFDMEKGTVEIVDQNEGDTEMEDFSSPVAVMESDAILKERVAEMKLEFGGSISEMVKVEDDKCDDDKRSEDAKCEMKSDDNMSIDEFDVEAQMKKITGDDGNDYKEKVDTSSEKDKSMDGIEGLMESSKEDSESEDKEIDDVKYESPTFKSFNLNHEEKLFKEFGSKPEPECIIDNSIKEIEQSQESQKIEQPSAFVTSSEESIFESVSSNMDTESITEPPKSFHSIPPLSERIRKKTEATSAPKSQLNFEAAIIESTIDMETEDESKNGEQKSMLSTALRELLEAKLDDLTNESAKEEVIEENNTPYIEPKSETSEQIIEIQECTAKPTPQNVHNEETPVKEEEAPPKEIKRLKDPRTVVPNSMPAPAFKPETIPPVKRKLSISEYRKRKQQSSGTPPEPEPSSDASTTDKGGARGRSDSASSGTSSLSSDEEGSKISLSLDVPTLTTLPLFTNVEGEEKKGGEEGTIGWSAAPTLVERQRENLTERLKREFGLFLSDDEEERARKHGLTAEAILKARKTSPPHPTVSNTPPGYPVPQLPPQPYIPPPGSASIHYSQFQAKPCPVQYPNFTVPQNSSQQVYSNATPQTSANKQPQQFLVPQASQAPPGSNPYPPQFIPPSTTAVSISKYTPVTPPPGNQMYPASGQSQKQFYNHPAPRS, from the exons ATGAGCTTCGTCTTAAAGTTGGGCACCGTAGAAACATCCCTCGAGAAGAAGAACTGTAGCAGCAGTCAGCCGTCCTCGTCGGTGAATCAGGAAACATCGAACCAGACGGGAACCGACGATGCCGGCGGCAAACCACAGATCCTTCAATGTTTGGAAAGCGCTGCAGAAATTCCAACTGGTCATGTTATTTCCTTTTCCACCGTGAAATCAGTTAGCGTTACCTATCCAGTAGCAAAAGCCGTTAGGGAGGTGCAGAGAATCACTGGACCTCAAACGAATACCACCCAGGTGCTGTCGACTCGCGTCATCTCTCAGAAATTACCGTCGTCTAGCCATCAAACGCAGCCCGCGCCTTTAACGCTGAACGCATCCTCCAACGTAACCCATGTTCCGGTAAACGCTCAATCTATATCATCTCCAGGTAGCGGAGTAGCACATGTGTATCCTTTGCAGCATGCCACAGTATCTACGCAGAGCAAACAGCAAACTAGAAATCAGGTGGTCGTCACCTGTGAGGGCaagcaacaacagcaacagacGACCACGATATCTAGTTTGCAGGCTAACATGCCTTTAAAAGTCCAACCGGTCCCTTCACAGCTTGTCGTAAGCAACAACGCGGTTAGAGCCATCACTACCGCGACTTCGTTGCCCAACATTCAAAGGATACACGTGAAAACGCAAAATCTCGTCGGACAGGGTCAGACGGTTAACTTGCAGAAAGTGAAGGCTGTGACGAATGTCAGTCAAGGGGTAACCGTGCAGAGGAACTCCGTACCTAGGATACAGACCGCACAGAAGAGCCAAATGTCGTCGACTGGTGCCGCTCAAACCACCCAGTTTGCTGTTAATCAAGTCACGAACAATACCAACGTACAGAGAGCCCAACAACAAGGGAATTCGACGCTTCAGAAAGCGCAAGCAAACGCCGCGAACACGCAGAAAGTAGCGCAGGTCTACAATAATCAAAAGGTATCGTCGCAGATGTTAAGTAGCCATCCGAATCATAAAGCACAACTACAACAGATACCGGGTAATCAACAGCAGGGATTACAGAAATTACAGGTTCAGTCACAGAAGACCGTGACTGTGCCTAGGCAGCAATCGAACGCTGCGGCGGTGAATAACGTCCAAAAATGTGGCAACTCCGTAGCTGGTATGCAGAAGGTACAAGTAATGGGGCAAGTACAATGTCAGCAACAGTTACCGCAGGTTCAGAAACACGTGCAACAGGTTCAGCCGCCGACGCAGCATCAAAGATCACAAACTGCGACGGCTTTGCAAAAGTCTCAGACTGCGACCACGGTTAATTCCAGCAGAGTACAATCTTTCGCGAGCGCTTGCAAGAGTAACAGCGTTCCAAATATCAATAAAACGCTCCAGAACGCCAACTTATTAACCGTAAACAAACAACCAGTGATCCCACAGCCACAACAATCGCAGCAAGTACATATCCAGAACTCGTCCCAATTGCAACAACAGTTGCTACAGCAAACTTCGCAAGCACAACAACAATCGCAGCAACAAGCGGCGCAGAAACAACAGTCTCAGCAGCAACAACAAGCGAATACGAATCCACAAACACAGAAAAGTCACAGTATTACAAATGTTCATCAAAAGGTTGCGACGATCGCCGCGACCATCCCCAATAACCAACGAACTCAGGTAGTTAACTCCAAGATTCAACAACAACAGATGGTCATGAGAGTAGGTGTGACGAAGAATCAAGCGCAAAATTTACAGCAGAGCAACTTGAAAAGTAGTGTACCTCAGAAAATTGCAAATACCGTAAAAACTTCGAACTCGCAGAACGTTGTACAACAGTCGTTGCATAGAAATGCGAATGCGCAGCCAGTAAAAATAATTCAGCAACAACAGAACGTTATAGGGCCGCAGAATGCTCAAAAACAGCCTGGATGCATCAAAACGATACCTCCTCAAAAACCAGCTCAAAGGAATCACACGCAAAAGGTAGCCGGTATTAAGACCTCTCTAAATACAAACGTAGCTGCGGTGAAAGGTCAAGGTCCGGCAACTGCGATCGCACAAAAGACAAGCATCAAAACCTTGCTTCCTCAACAGACTGTTGCCACGAATATGTTGATGCATAAAAATCAGCCGATTAAAATACAGCAGCAAGCTATACAACAAAAACAACTTATTACAACGTCACAGTTTTCCCAGCAAGTTAGACAACAATCTGGACAAGTAAAGACGTTACTGCCAGTAACTAGCATGGAACCTCGCAAAGATGTTGAGAATAA aATCGAACCCGAGCTGCGCGAATCTAAAGAAGACGAGCGTCAACAACGTCCTATAACTCCAATTATAAGAATACCTCCGCCTTACGAG TACGTCCTACAGGATCACAATTATGGGGCACCACCACCACGAACACCATCACCTCCGTCACCCCCATCTCATGCAAAACAGCCTATCAACGGTGCCGGAAGTTCGTCTACGACTTCTCAGCATCCTTACATTTATGGAAAAG TTGTTAGTGGCGCTAATATGGACGACGATGCAGCCAGTGCTATCAGTAGCGAAATAGGCAGGGACGCAGAACTGGAAGGCGAAGAAACCGAAACTGCTCCCGAGGGTGAAGGGGATGATGAAGACAGTGTTACTAGATGTATATG TGACTTTGAACACGATGATGGATACATGATCTGTTGTGATCGTTGCTT aGTTTGGCAACACGTTGATTGCATGGGTATAGATCGTTCTAACATTCCTGACGAATACCTCTGTGAGATTTGTCGACCGCGACGAGTAGATAGGCAAAGAGCTCGTGCTTTGCAAATGCGTAAACGCGAGGAATTGCTAAATTCAGATACATCATCCGATACATCGTCCACCAGTTCGGCAGATACTGACGTTGGGGTCAGTACGATTCCCAAGAAACGAACTTTGCAACAACAAATTCCTCGACGAAAATCCGAACCTCCGCAAGTAAGACGACTGaacaacaataacaacaacaataataataacgtcGCGAAAAGGCAGAGGAGAGATTCTCATCCGAGACAATCCAGTGCTGTTCGTAAAAAAGAAGCTACAAAGCGAGGCCCGGGTAAACGCAAAGCTAAACGGAGAATGAGTTTGGAAGATAAAGAAGAGGAAACTCAAGATACGTGGAACTCCAACGTCGCGCCACTAAGACAGTGGATCGAACGTTACGAGGAAGCAGTGACAAATCACTATAGTCCAGAATTACGAGCCAGGATATCATCTATCAAAGTAAATGGTACACACAGTGATTTGAGACAGAGTAACATGAATGTCATTGCCACCGGAAAGTGTAGGCTCAACGTACATAGTAACAACGTTAGG TTTCTGGTAGCAACGATGTATCTCCCACCAAACACACCCGTCGTTGAATTACGAGGAAAGTATATGTTAAGTACGCAACATCGACCGTCCTATCCTCAAGGAAGGCATCATACTCAGAGGCCCGGACCCTTTGTATTCTTTTATCGATTACCACGAGACGGAACAGAAGTCTGTGTAGATACAAGAACGTATGGAAACGATGCTAGATTTGTGCGACGTAGTTGTAAACCTAACGCGGAAGTGAAACATTGTATAGAAAAAGGAACGTTACATTTGTATATTGTGACTACAATCGCGATTGAGAAAAATGCCGAGATTACGATCAGACACGAACAACATGATCTCTTGCTATCCCCTAATCCAAATAGCCCTATGATGCCCATTGTCTGTGCGTGTAATAACCCGAGGGAATGTCAAATAGTGTCTCTAAATCAGTTGAATAGAAGAGGAAGCAACGGAGCATTGGCTGAGAATGCAGATGGCCGAGAGCGGAGACGAAGGGGTAGACGAAACACAATTTGCGAGGACAGCGATTCCTCGACCGTGATATCCAATAATACTGTCATCACGCAACCTGCACCACCGCCGACGACAGTGTCATCATCGGTATCCGCACCACCAAGAAGGACAGTTACAACCACCGTTGCAAATACGGTGCGCCAAATACCTAAAGAGGAACCGCTGACGCTAGTGCAACAGCCGCAAACTTCTCCGAATTTAAGTCAACCAATAGTGCCAGAGACTAAGAAAGACAAGAAGAAGATGAccagagaagagagaaagatggAAGCTATTATGAAAGCTTTCGAGAGGCTCGAGAAAGCGGAACAAAGGAAACAAGAAGTTCAAGCACGAAATGCACAGCGGAAGGAGTCTGGTGGTACGCATAGCGATAACGAAGATAGTCATAGCGTCACGATACAAACAAAGCAAAAACAACAAAATTCCGATAGACCTTTAAGGCGGAAGAGAAGAAAGGGTAGAGCACGGACTACTAGTACTTCTCAATCGCAAAGTAGCAGTCGAAGAACTAGATTGAATTCCGCGGATTCGGACGAATCGTCCGGAGAAGAAAGCAATTCGATGCAATCACCACCTTTGTTAAACCAAAATCATTCGCAAAGTCGAGATGCTCCTTATCACCTGCATACTCCTGCCAAAAGCACGAACGAAAGCGTGACTACAGCTGGTCATCAAGGAATACCAACGGCAGCTGGTTTACTGTTGGCTTTAGCAAATTCTAACGCACCCGGACCGAGTTCGCCTCCTTTGCAACAACCAACGCCAGTTAAAAGTCCAACCTGTGACAGCGGTGCAAGCAGCAGCTCCCAAAGTTCAACTCCATCCACTCCTTTATCCTCGGCTTGCTTGTTAGTCGCAGCAGCGGTTGGTCCTCTAGCTCCTGGCTTTAAATTTCCGAAAACCAAGAAAGTTCTAATGAATGAATGGTTAAAAGAGTCACCCGATCCACCGCAAAGCAATATATCTCAGATCTCACCGTTACCAGCATTACCACCGGCTTCTGCGACGAATTCGATAAATCCTCTTTGCAGGTCTTCGGATTTTTCTTTACCGACGGACTCATCCGCAGAATTCTTAACGCAGAGTTATGCAGCCAAAAGTTTAGCCACTCTTGTGCAGGCGGCGAATTCGGTATCTGGAATATGTGATTCACCGCCACAACGCAAACAACAGGCAATCAGTGGAAATACGATTTGCCCTGTTTCTACGGGATCTGCCAAGAAAAGATGGTTACGTCAAGCCATTTCTGAAGAATGTGATTCACCAAATAGTCGACCGGAGAGTCCGCCGGCCAGTGAAATGGTAGCTCCAccgaagaaaagaagaatagcTAGGGAAAGTTTATCGTCAGACAATTACACTCCACCCACTACACCTACTATGTTAGTCCCTGAGTCCACTCCGAACAATAGATCTTTGTGTCCTGTTGAA GACGATTTCATCGAGCACCTACAATCCTCGTTGGTTGATCAGAATGAAGAAGGTCACACGGCAACAGAATCTGTAAAGCAAGAGGTTGCCTCACACGAACACGCGAATTCAAACGAGGCCGTACGACAAAAACTTTCGATAGATATTCCACAGGATTTTCATCTCAAAACTGTAAAATCCGAGAAACATTTAGTGATAGACACTTCGATAATGAAACAAGAGAACATGGGGGTgaagaaggaagagaaagatgAAATGGATTGTGACACTTACATGCACTTGGAGTCAAAATCTTTTATCAAGAATGAATTGCGATCTGTTAAAAACGAACCGGTTGGCCATCAGAAAAATAAGAGCAAGaaggaatatattataaagaaagaagagaattttGATATGGAAAAAGGTACAGTCGAGATAGTCGATCAAAACGAAGGAGACACAGAAATGGAAGATTTCAGCTCTCCAGTCGCTGTTATGGAATCGGATGCAATTCTGAAGGAACGCGTGGCTGAGATGAAACTAGAATTCGGAGGTAGTATAAGTGAGATGGTTAAAGTTGAAGACGATAAATGTGATGATGATAAAAGATCCGAAGACGCGAAGTGCGAAATGAAATCTGACGACAACATGTCGATCGATGAATTTGACGTTGAAGCTcaaatgaagaaaattactGGCGACGATGGAAATGATTATAAGGAAAAAGTAGATACTAGTTCGGAGAAGGATAAAAGCATGGATGGTATTGAGGGTTTGATGGAGAGCTCCAAAGAAGATTCCGAATCTGAGGATAAAGAAATAGATGATGTGAAATACGAGTCGCCAACGTTCAAATCATTCAATTTAAACCACGAGGAAAAGTTATTCAAAGAATTCGGAAGCAAACCCGAACCAGAATGTATCATTGACAATAGCATTAAAGAAATCGAACAGAGCCAGGAATCTCAGAAAATTGAACAACCGTCCGCGTTCGTTACTTCATCCGAAGAATCCATTTTTGAGTCTGTGTCTTCCAACATGGACACAGAATCTATCACAGAACCACCAAAGAGTTTCCATTCCATTCCACCATTAAGTGAACGAATTCGTAAAAAGACAGAAGCAACAAGTGCTCCAAAAAGCCAATTAAATTTTGAAGCAGCTATTATCGAATCTACCATTGATATGGAGACAGAAGATGAATCCAAAAATGGCGAACAAAAGTCTATGCTCTCGACGGCGTTAAGGGAATTGCTGGAAGCTAAGTTGGATGATCTAACAAACGAGAGCGCTAAAGAAGAAGtgatagaagaaaataatacacCATACATCGAGCCAAAGTCTGAAACTTCTGAGCAGATTATAGAGATACAAGAGTGTACAGCAAAACCAACCCCTCAAAATGTTCACAATGAAGAAACTCCAGTAAAAGAGGAGGAAGCTCCGCCTAAAgaaattaaacgattaaagGACCCGAGAACTGTCGTTCCAAATAGTATGCCAGCTCCTGCATTTAAACCCGAAACAATCCCTCCTGTTAAACGAAAG TTGTCCATATCAGAATACCGTAAACGCAAACAGCAATCGTCTGGCACGCCTCCAGAACCTGAACCGTCGAGTGATGCTTCTACAACAGATAAGGGAGGAGCTAGAGGTAGATCAGACAGTGCGAGCAGTGGAACTTCGTCGCTCAGTTCCGATGAGGAAGGTTCCAAAATCTCATTATCTCTTGATGTACCGACCTTAACCACATTACCGCTTTTCACGAACGTGGAAGGCGAGGAAAAGAAAG GTGGTGAGGAAGGGACAATTGGTTGGTCTGCCGCGCCAACTTTAGTCGAACGTCAAAGAGAAAATCTTACAGAAAGATTGAAACGAGAATTTGGATTGTTCCTCAGCGACGACGAAGAGGAAAGAGCTCGCAAACATG GTTTAACGGCGGAGGCAATACTGAAAGCGCGTAAAACATCTCCGCCTCATCCTACTGTATCGAATACTCCACCAGGTTACCCGGTACCTCAATTGCCTCCTCAACCCTATATACCTCCTCCAGGATCTGCATCCATCCATTATTCTCAGTTCCAAGCTAAACCTTGTCCCGTTCAGTACCCAAACTTCACAGTTCCACAGAATTCTTCGCAACAAGTCTATTCGAATGCTACACCTCAGACATCTGCAAATAAACAGCCACAACAATTCTTAGTACCCCAAGCGTCTCAAGCACCACCAGGCTCAAATCCGTATCCTCCCCAGTTTATTCCGCCGTCTACCACAGCAGTATCGATCTCCAAATACACGCCTGTTACACCGCCACCTGGAAATCAAATGTATCCTGCATCTGGCCAATCACAGAAACAGTTTTATAATCACCCGGCACCAAGGTCTTAA